GCGTTGAAGGACCTCTTCCTACCGTATTCACTTACACCAAGAATCCTCTGGTTACTGCTGAAGGCAAGGCCAAAGAAGTAGGTAAGCTCATCAAAAAGAACGAACCTGTTTGGGGCGGTGATGTGAACTACTACGAAAAAACTGTCACCTTCGTTCAGACAGTGAAAGTAAAAGGCAAAAGCAAAACAAACCTGGCTGGTAAAGTAGAGTTCATGGTTTGTAACGAAGAACAATGCCTTCCTCCCTCCGAAGTAGAATTTTCTGTTAATATCGGCGGATAGTCGTTATGCGACTAAACTGATTCACATATAAACGGGTTCTTTATTTATTGAAGACCCGTTTTTATTTTTTGCACCCGTATAATCCATCGTAATGAAGCAATTTATTACCCGGTCGCTTGCGTTCCTACTATTAACGTTTGTGTCTCTTGGCGTCTGGGCTCAGGACTCCTCCCAGGTTAAGCTCTCTTATTCTTCTGAAAGATTGAATGACAAAGAAGTTCTCCTCACCATCAAAGCCGTAGTGGTGGGTGAAGGAAAGAAATTGTATTCTGTAAACAAACCATCGGAAGAGTCTGTGAACTCTACGGTGGAGTTTGATAGTTCAGTATTAAAATTCTTCAAGGATCCCCTGATTGAAAAGGGGAATGTGAAGACTGAGAAAGATTCCGAACTGGAAGTGGATGTAAAATATGTAACCGATAGTCTGGTTTGGCAGCAGAAAGTATCGCTTGCGGATACCATTACCAAAGCATTCGATGGGAAAGTAAGTTACTTCATCAAGGATGGAAATGAATTTAAAAGCGGTGAAGCTGTGTTCAGCATCACTGCAAAAAAAGCTGGTGGAGAGAAAGCTGATAAGGCAGCATCCGAAACAGCAGCAACAGAAGAAGAGAAAGAGCCTGAATCTTTATGGGAGTTCTTTCTCGTGGGGCTCATTGCTGGTATCGGTGCATTCATCATGCCCTGTATCTATGCAATGGTGCCTGTAACTGTGAGCTTCTTCACCAAGCGCAGCACCAGCCGCGCTGCTGGTATCAAGAATGCACTTATCTATTCTCTATCTATCATTCTTATTTATACACTACTTGGATTTTTGATCACACTGATCTTCGGGCCAGGTGCATTGAATGAAATGGCGAGCAGTGCTGTGTTCAATATTTTCGTGTTTGTGATGTTTGTGGTATTCGGTATCTCCTTCCTCGGTGCATTTGAAATTACATTGCCTGCATCATGGAGTAATAAGATAGACAGTAAATCCAATTTTGGTTCTGTATCGGGGCTTTTTTTCATGGCACTTACACTGGTAATAGTTTCTTTCAGTTGTACAGTTCCTTTCATTGGAACGCTTACTGCGTATACTGCCAAGGGTGGGTCTATGGCCGCTCCGCTGGTTGGATTTTTCGGTTTCTCATTCGCGTTAGCAATGCCTTTCGCACTCTTCGCGTTCTTCCCTGCATTGCTGAACAAAATGGGTAAGTCCGGTGGATGGTTAAATACAATCAAAGTAGCACTCGGCTTTATCGAATTGGCACTCGCATTGAAATTCCTGAGCAGCGCTGATCTGGCTTACCACTGGGGTATCCTGGACCGTGAGGTGTATCTTTCACTGTGGATCGTGATCTTTGGTCTGTTGGGACTTTATCTGCTTGGTAAACTCAGGTTCCATCATGACAATGATCTTCCGCTGAATGATTATGGCAAGCCATATCTCACTGTAACAAGATTGTTCTTTGCGATAGCTGCGCTTTCTTTCACAGTATTCCTGATCCCTGGTTTGTGGGGAGCTCCTCTGAAAGGATTGAGCGCATGGTTGCCTGAAATGAAAACACAGGATTTCAACCTTGCTGAAGCAAGAACAGCAACTGTATCATATGCTGAAGGTGGAGCAGAAGACAAGAACAGAGTGAAACCTGTAAAATATACAGACTTCCTCAAATCTGAAATTCCGGGAGTAGATGCATTTTTCGACTATAAGGAAGCGCTAGAAGCCGCTAAGAAAATGAATAAACCTTTAATGGTAGACTTCACTGGTCATAGCTGCGCCAACTGTCGTAAGATGGAGCAAGAAGTATTGAATGATCCTGAAGTGATGAAGAGATTAAGTCAGGATTTTGTGGTGGTGTCTCTTTATCAGGATGATAAATTCCGTTTACCTGATGAAGAAAGATTTGAATCGAAGCATGGTCTTGGTACCATCAAGGATATCGGTAATCTGAACAAAGAGATATCTCTCGAGATGGTGAGCAGTCTTGCTCAACCTCTCTATGTATTTGTTGATACCGATGGAACTGTTATCAAGAATGCAGGAGGATACAAAGCTGATATTCCAAGATTTGTGAAGATCCTGGATGAAGTGAAGGAAGCCTTCAAAGCAAAACACAAGTAAGCACTGGCTTCAGATAATAAAAGGGCGCAATCGAATAGATTGCGCCCTTTTATTATTGCTCTAGAATGTAGTGATGGCAAAGGTTATAGCGAATTGTAAAGTATATAAAACCCCGCTTTACTCAAGCGGGG
This portion of the Pseudobacter ginsenosidimutans genome encodes:
- a CDS encoding protein-disulfide reductase DsbD domain-containing protein — encoded protein: MKKLALLGIVCLIGSVALAQSSKAVKWTFTSKKVAAGTYEVHMTAAVSGDYHIYAQNAGVEGPLPTVFTYTKNPLVTAEGKAKEVGKLIKKNEPVWGGDVNYYEKTVTFVQTVKVKGKSKTNLAGKVEFMVCNEEQCLPPSEVEFSVNIGG
- a CDS encoding protein-disulfide reductase DsbD family protein gives rise to the protein MKQFITRSLAFLLLTFVSLGVWAQDSSQVKLSYSSERLNDKEVLLTIKAVVVGEGKKLYSVNKPSEESVNSTVEFDSSVLKFFKDPLIEKGNVKTEKDSELEVDVKYVTDSLVWQQKVSLADTITKAFDGKVSYFIKDGNEFKSGEAVFSITAKKAGGEKADKAASETAATEEEKEPESLWEFFLVGLIAGIGAFIMPCIYAMVPVTVSFFTKRSTSRAAGIKNALIYSLSIILIYTLLGFLITLIFGPGALNEMASSAVFNIFVFVMFVVFGISFLGAFEITLPASWSNKIDSKSNFGSVSGLFFMALTLVIVSFSCTVPFIGTLTAYTAKGGSMAAPLVGFFGFSFALAMPFALFAFFPALLNKMGKSGGWLNTIKVALGFIELALALKFLSSADLAYHWGILDREVYLSLWIVIFGLLGLYLLGKLRFHHDNDLPLNDYGKPYLTVTRLFFAIAALSFTVFLIPGLWGAPLKGLSAWLPEMKTQDFNLAEARTATVSYAEGGAEDKNRVKPVKYTDFLKSEIPGVDAFFDYKEALEAAKKMNKPLMVDFTGHSCANCRKMEQEVLNDPEVMKRLSQDFVVVSLYQDDKFRLPDEERFESKHGLGTIKDIGNLNKEISLEMVSSLAQPLYVFVDTDGTVIKNAGGYKADIPRFVKILDEVKEAFKAKHK